The Acetonema longum DSM 6540 DNA window GTATGCAAAACAGACTTTTTTCTTGTCATAGCAGGGTCAGTTGCATAATGTGAAGAACCATACCAATAATGAGAATAAACACGCAAGAGCATCATACATAAAAGGAGAACGTAATATGCCGATTCGACTTGTAGCAATTGATCTTGACGATACACTGCTGGACCATCAGACGAAAGTGTCTCCCCGCGCCGTGGAGGCTATCCGGCAAGCCATGGCCCAAGGCGTGACCGTGACCGTTGCCACCGGTAGAATGTATGCTTCGGCCCTGCCCTATGCCCGGCAGTTAAACCTGGATGTGCCGCTGATTACTTATAACGGCGCCTTGATAAAGGCCTGCCTGTCCGGTGAAGTTCTGTACCACCGGACCATTGAACGGGAACTGGCCGCTGAAATCATGGAACTGTTCCGGGCCAGGGACTGGTATATCCAATCTTACGTGGACGATGTCCTGTATGTGAGAGAAGTCAATGATCAGGCCAGAGCCTACGAAGCGTCGGCCAAGGTTAAGGCCGTACCTCTGGGAGAGTCTTTCTATACAGAGGCCCTGCCTCCTACTAAGATGCTGGCTTTGGCCCGGCCGGAGGAAATTCGGGAACAATATCGGGTTGTGAAGCAGCATTTCGGTGGCCGGCTCTATGCGGCGGTTTCCAAGCCGACTTATCTGGAAATGACCCACCCGGCGGTGAATAAAGGCATTGCTTTAAGCTATCTGGCGCAAAAACTGGGGGTTGACCGGCGGGAGGTCATGGCCATCGGCGATTCACAGAATGACCTGGATATGATTGAGTTTGCCGGCTGGGGCGTAGCCATGGGCAATGCCATGGATCTGGTGAAAAGCAAGGCTGACGCCGTCACCGCTGCCAATGACGCTGATGGAGTGGCGGAGGCGATTGAACGGTACATATTGCAAGAGAACCGTTGAAAAGACGCAGTGACTTTTCGGGAGATAGGTAGTAGCGGATGTCTTCTCATAAGCCGAAAAGTCACTTAAATCCTTCAGTACGGCAACGCAGGCGTTGCTCTTACCTAGCATCTGAACCTTTTTGAATGGTTCCTGATTCAAGGCTGAAGATGAATTTGAAATGATAGGGGGGATGAATGAGTGAGGATTATAGTTGCGCCTGATTCCTATAAAGGCAGCGTGTCGGCTCTGGGGGTGGCTGACGCTATGGAGCGGGGCATCAAGAAGGTGTTTGCCGATGCGGCGGTCATCAAACTGCCTATCGCCGATGGCGGTGAAGGCACGGTTGAGGCACTGGTAGCCGCGGCCGGGGGGCATACGGTGCGGCGGCAGGTGGTGGGACCGCTGGGGGAACCGGTGGAGGCTCATTTTGGCATTCTGGAAGACGGAGAGACGGCGGTGATTGAGATGGCGGCTGCCTCCGGCCTGCCTTTGGTGCCTTTCCATAAACGGGACCCTCGCATCACTACGACCTATGGCACTGGGCAGCTGATTAAGGC harbors:
- a CDS encoding Cof-type HAD-IIB family hydrolase encodes the protein MPIRLVAIDLDDTLLDHQTKVSPRAVEAIRQAMAQGVTVTVATGRMYASALPYARQLNLDVPLITYNGALIKACLSGEVLYHRTIERELAAEIMELFRARDWYIQSYVDDVLYVREVNDQARAYEASAKVKAVPLGESFYTEALPPTKMLALARPEEIREQYRVVKQHFGGRLYAAVSKPTYLEMTHPAVNKGIALSYLAQKLGVDRREVMAIGDSQNDLDMIEFAGWGVAMGNAMDLVKSKADAVTAANDADGVAEAIERYILQENR